CGACCGGCACGTCCAAGGCGAAGTCAATGTCCTTCTGATCGTCAAACATCGTCCGCTGAGTAGGGGACAGCATCCCCAACAGCACCTCGCCCCACGCGTTGAATGCGGCGCCTCGACCCTCCAAGGGCCTCCAACCGCCGCCCACGAAGACCGTCGGCGCCGCGCCTTCCACGAGGACTAGATCGCTCGCCCCGCACGCCGACGCCGCCCGAAGCAAATCCTCAACGCTGGAGGCATTCTCGCCGCCAACAGGCATACCTCTCACGGCATGAGCAACGCGATTTTCTCTTTCGCCATTCGCCATTCGCCATTCGCTATTTACAACGTCAGCCTGCACAGACACGGAACACCTCCTCCATTGTCGTGATGCCGGACTTGGCCTTGGCGATTCCGTCCGCGTAGAGCGTCGTCATCTTCTTTTCGATCGCCATCTTCCGCAGGTCCTGAAGCGGGGCGTTGTCCGAGATCGCCTGGCGGATGTCCTCGTCGGGAACGAGCAGTTCGTAGATCCCGATTCGTCCCAGGTATCCGCTGCCGTGACACTTCGCGCAGCCTTTGCCGCGCACCAGCGTCTGCACTTCGTGGCCCGCCTTGTGCATGGCATGGCGAATGTTCGGCGTCGGCTCGAACTGCTCCTTGCAGTGCGGGCAGATCTTTCGCACCAGCCGCTGGGCGATCACCGCATCGACCGACGCTGCGATCAGGTAGCACTCGACACCGACGTTGTGCAGCCGCGTCACGGCGGATACGGCGTCGTTCGTATGCAGCGTCGACAGCACCATGTGTCCCGTCAGCGCCGCCTGGACGGCCGTCCGCGCCGTATCGTCATCGCGAATCTCTCCCACCATGATCACGTCCGGGTCCTGGCGCAAAAGGGCCCGCAGGACCGTCGCGAACTTGAGCCCGATTTTCTCGTTGACCTGAAACTGATTGACCCGCCGCAGGTTGTATTCAATGGGATCTTCCACCGTGCAGACGTTGCGATCCGGCGAGTTTATCTCCGACAGCGCGGCGTATAGCGTCGTGCTCTTGCCCGAACCCGTCGGCCCCGTCACGAGCACCAGCCCGTGCGGATGGGCGATCTGCTGGCGGAATTGCTTCAGCATCTCAATGGAAAACCCCAGCGTCTCCAGGCTGACGAGGGCCTGCGAGTTGTCGATGATGCGGATCACGACCTTCTCGCCGTACATGTTCGGCAACGTCGAGACGCGCAGGTCGATTGGCCGCCCTTCCATGAGCACGTGGATGCCGCCGTCCTGCGGAAGGCGGCGCTCGGCGATGTCCAGACCGGACATGATCTTGATGCGCGATACGACCGGGGCCATCATCTGGGCGGGCGGATTGAGCTTCTCATACAGAACGCCGTCCACGCGATTGCGAATCCGCAGGGCGCCGTCGTCCGGTTCGATGTGGATATCGCTGGCCCCCTCTTTGACCGCCGAGTAGATCAAGTAATTGACAAGCTTGATGACCGGCGAATCACCCGCCATGCCTTCGAGGTTGGTGATATCGTCCGCCTTCGATTCAATCAGCTCGAACGTATCGGACGAGACGTCTTCGATGATGTCGTCGATGACGAAGACGTTGGCGCTCTTAACGTACTGCGCCAGGATGGCCTGGATATCCGCCGCGGAAACGGCTACGACTTGCACGGCGCATCCGGTAATCCGCGCGATCTCTTCGATGATGAAGACGTTAGACGGCTCGCTCATCGCCACCGTCAGCGTGTTGTGCACTTTGAACAGCGGCAGGACGCCATGCTTTTCCAGGAAATCCCGGGGGACGAGTTCGATGACCTTGGCGTCCGCCAATCGCGGTGTCAGTTTCGCATAAGGGACGCTGTACGCTTCGGCCAGGGCCTCGACCACCTGGTCTTCCGTCGCCAACCCCAGCTCAATGAGGATCTCGCCGAGCAATTGCCGGTGCTGCCGCGCGTTCTGCTCCTCAATCGCCCGATCAATCTGCTCCTGCGTGAGAATGCCCTTGGCGAGAAGGACCTGGCCGACCTGTTTACGGGCGGAGGGGTGGCGGGCCGGGGCGGCCGCGCGCGGTTCAGGCCGGGCGGGCGCTGCCACGCCATCGACGTCTTTCCGTTCTATCGTTTCCGATCCCGGCATGGTTCCCTCATGTGCCGACCGCGGCGCTACCCGAAGCTCTTGACCGCGGAATCCAAATCGTCAAAGCACTCAAATCGCCGCACCAGCCGCGTGATCTCCAGGATCTTGGCACAGGTCGCGTTCATGCCGCACAGCTTGACCGCTCCCAGTTCGCCCTCGCACGCGTTTTGCAGATCGACGATGGCCTCGAGGCCTCTGCTGTCGAGGCCCGCCAGTTCCGAACAGTCCAGCACGACCTCGCGACGACCCTCCTGCGTGCAGCGGCCGGCCTGCTCGACGAAGGCCTCTACTTCGTCGCCGGCCAGCTCGTCCTTGACCGCCAGAACCGTCACATTTCCATATTGCGTCAGTGTCGCGCTCATTCGTGCTCGCTCCGGCGGCTCAACGAGCCCAGGTGTGCGATGGAGGGTGGCCCGACGGCCAGCGGCCGATCGCGGAGCAAAAAGCTCTCCAGATCAAGCCGCAGGAAAAGCTCCGTCAGCTCCGGATCAAACTGCGAACCGGAGCAGCGCTGAACTTCGGCGATGGCCAGCGGCAGCGACATCGCCGAACGATAGGTCCGGTTGGACGTCATGGCGTCAAAGCAATCCGCCAGGCAGATAATTCGTCCGAGGCGCGGAATGTTCCCACCCGCGAGTCCTTCGGGATAGCCGCTTCCGTCCATCCGTTCGTGGTGATAGAGCACGCCGGGGAGCAGGTCGCGAATCTGCTTCACCGGCGACAGAATGCGGACTCCGATCTCCGGGTGTTTCTTCAGTGCGTCGAATTCTTCCTTGGTCAATTTCCCCGGTTTGCAGAGAATCGCATCCGGCACGCCGATCTTTCCGACATCGTGCAGCAATCCCGAAAGGTAGACCCGATCGCATTCGATTTCAGACAGGCCGGCCGCCTGGGCGAGCGATCGGCTGATCTGCGCGACGCGTTCGGAATGGCCATAGGTGTAGGGGTCCTTGGCATCGACGCTATTGACCAGCGCGTGGAGCAGGGCCATGAGCAGGTGGGCCAGGTCGTCGTACAGGCGCTGGTTCTCCAGGAACGCGGTCACGCGATCCGCCACGGCGCGAAGCAGTTGAACGTCCACGGAAGTGAAATCACCCTCATCCGTACAGTTCATGGCGAGCATCACGCCGAGGAGTTTCTGGTGTTGCTTGAGCGGTAGCGCGACCATGTGCTCGAGCCAGGGACGAGCCCATTGCAGCTCCGGACGCCTCGCCAGATTGTTAAATAAGAGGTGCGGAGGTACATCGACAGCGTTCAAGCCCAGGCTTTCCGCGAGCCGATCCAGCTCGCCGAGCCCCGGTGCGACGCGGCCAATCTGAACCAGCCGGTCGCCCGGCTCGGTCTGGTCTCGCGTGGTTTCCTCGGGATCGGTTTCAGTGAGGACAAAACCGACGGCGGCGGCGCGCGACACCTTCAAAACGTCCTCGCCGACTTTGGCCAATAGCCGCGTCGGTTTTTGGGGAAGTCCCATCTCACTGCTGACGCGGTAGATCAGGCTCTGCTCTTCATAGGTGTTTTGGAGATTCTGCGTTAATACGCTGATTTCCTCCTCCGCCACTTCATTCGCCCGGGCCAATTCGACCATGTGCGCCAGCAGCCCGGCCAGTCGCCTGGCGGCGTGACCATCGACCGGCTCGGTCGCCGACATTTGGCGCAGCATGGCCGCTTCATCCAGACGGCATTGACTGCACAGCCGGGAGAACTCCTCGGTCGGCTCGCTCGATGTAACCACGGCGCCGAGAATGACGCCCACGACGCGCGTGCGATGACGAAGGGGAACCGGAATCAACAGGATGTTGCCGGCCCAGGGTCCGCCATCCTGCGATGGAGTGGCCGGTCCGGATTGGGCCGCCCGGAGCGCGGCTGCCCGCACGAATTCTCCCAGGGAATTCCGGAAGGCCTTTCCCTGGGCCCAAAGTCCATTCCAGAAAGCAGACCCAATTTGATTTTGTGCGAGGGGTTGTCCCTCGGCATTCCAAAGCGAGAGCCAAACATTGCACGCGCGCCAGTTCGCGGCCAGGGCCTCAAAACGCCGGCGCGAAATCGGCCATTTCGCCGGTTGCGACGGGAGCCGCCCCTGGTCTTCCGTCGTCGGCATCGTCAATACGACTTCCGACATTAGACTGCTCCCTCAAGAGAATGGCCGCCCATGGCGCACGCGGGAGGTTCATTCGCCGGCGTCGCGTCGAGGATTCGCCGCACCGTGCTCAGCACCTCGCGTGGACTGAACGGCTTCACCAGAACCTGGCGAATGTTCGTGTGGACCAGTTCCTGATCGGCCAACGAAAACCCCCGTGCCGTCAGCATGATTGCAGGGATATTTCTCGTCTCCGGATCGCTGCGCAGCTTGGCGCACAACTCCAGACCCGACAGGATCGGCATCTGGTAATCGGTAATGACCAGGTCCGGTCGCTGGCTCTTGGCCAGGCCGAAAGCCTCCTCGCCGTCTCCGGCCGTGATGACCTCCAGACCGGCGTTGCGAAGTTTCGCCGCCACCACATGAACAATGTGTGGTTCATCGTCGCACACCAGAATACGGTAACTCGTCATCGGCCCGACCCCCTTTCTTCAAAGACCGCTCGCGACGTGCGCAGCGGTTGCAAACGAATCCCCCGCGTCTAGGCCAGCGGCAGCACCATACCGAAGGTGCTTCCCTTGCCGACTTCGCTGGCCAGCGTCATTTCGCCGTTGTGGACGTTCTCCACAATCTTCTTGACCAGCGACAGGCCCAGCCCTGTGCCCTTGGCCAGTTTCTTGTTGGCTTCGACGCGGAAAAACTTCTCAAACATCCGCGGGATATCCTCCGCCGGAATCCCCGCGCCGGTATCGCTCACTTCAATGCGCATCCGCCGGGTTTGTTCCTGCGGCGTCATCCGCAAGGACACGCGACCGCCCGACGGCGTGTATTTGATCGCGTTGGACAGCAGGTTGACGATGGCTTCGTGGATCAGGTCGCGGTCGGCCAGAACGCGGTACACGACCGGCGTCAATTCCTCCGTCAACGTCACGCCTTTTTCCTCAGCCTGCGGACGCAACATATCCGCCGCTTCCTTGACGATCATGGCAATCGCCACCGGCTCCTTGTTGATGCGGACCGTCCCGGCCTCAATGCGGCTGATGTTGAGCATGTTGTCGATCAGTCGCCCCAGGCGCTCCGCAGAGCTTTGAATCGTCTCGTAGTATTCGGTACGGGTCTTCTCATCCGCCGCTTCGCCGTCCACCAGCAGTTCCACGTACGCCCGGATCGACGCCAGCGGTGTGCGCAGTTCGTGGGCGACATGCGCGACGAATTCGCTCTTATTCTTCGATGCCTGCCGATCCTTGGTGATGTCCCGCAGAATCGCCACGACGCCGTGCCGCACGGCCCCGTCGCTCTCTTTCGAACCTTCGCCCGCCACCGGCGAAAGGGCGATCGCAAAGAGCCGGTCGCCGATTTCCTGTTCGACGCGACGGCGAGCCACGCGGCTGTCGGCCTCGCGGGCATGGCAAATGGTGGCGACCAGTTTCTGATCGGGGAGGACTTCGGATATCGGCTTGCGCATCGCCGACTCGCAGGAAAAGCCAAAGAGTTCCTCGGCGGCGGGGTTGGCCAGGACGAGTTGGTCGAACGCGTCCGTCACCAGGACGGGCTCGGCGAGGGAAGCGATGATGGATTCGGCCTGGCGCCTGCGCGTCTCCGCGAGGCTGAGTTGCAGCGCGAGTCCCCGTCGCTCATCCACCAATTCCTCGATGCGCCGCTCGACGTTTGCGGAGTGCGACTCGACGGCGCTCCAGACATCGCCCAGTTCGGTGCCCAACGGCGAATCCACGAGCGAATCCGGGCGTCGCTGTTTGTCGGACTGTACGGCCTGCCGAAGCCCGGCCAGCGCCAACTGGCGCGCTTTGCTCGCCGTCACCAGGATCGCGGCCGATGCTCCCAGGCACATTATCCAACCCAGGGCGTGGTACCAACCCAACCCTTTCGCGGCTCCCGCAAGGACCACGGCGAGGATCCAAACGGACGCGACGACCATCGGGGCGATCGCCCACAGGGGCGACACTTTGAACCGCGATAACACCCGCGGATCCAAT
The sequence above is a segment of the Phycisphaerae bacterium genome. Coding sequences within it:
- a CDS encoding ATPase, T2SS/T4P/T4SS family encodes the protein MPGSETIERKDVDGVAAPARPEPRAAAPARHPSARKQVGQVLLAKGILTQEQIDRAIEEQNARQHRQLLGEILIELGLATEDQVVEALAEAYSVPYAKLTPRLADAKVIELVPRDFLEKHGVLPLFKVHNTLTVAMSEPSNVFIIEEIARITGCAVQVVAVSAADIQAILAQYVKSANVFVIDDIIEDVSSDTFELIESKADDITNLEGMAGDSPVIKLVNYLIYSAVKEGASDIHIEPDDGALRIRNRVDGVLYEKLNPPAQMMAPVVSRIKIMSGLDIAERRLPQDGGIHVLMEGRPIDLRVSTLPNMYGEKVVIRIIDNSQALVSLETLGFSIEMLKQFRQQIAHPHGLVLVTGPTGSGKSTTLYAALSEINSPDRNVCTVEDPIEYNLRRVNQFQVNEKIGLKFATVLRALLRQDPDVIMVGEIRDDDTARTAVQAALTGHMVLSTLHTNDAVSAVTRLHNVGVECYLIAASVDAVIAQRLVRKICPHCKEQFEPTPNIRHAMHKAGHEVQTLVRGKGCAKCHGSGYLGRIGIYELLVPDEDIRQAISDNAPLQDLRKMAIEKKMTTLYADGIAKAKSGITTMEEVFRVCAG
- a CDS encoding STAS domain-containing protein, which encodes MSATLTQYGNVTVLAVKDELAGDEVEAFVEQAGRCTQEGRREVVLDCSELAGLDSRGLEAIVDLQNACEGELGAVKLCGMNATCAKILEITRLVRRFECFDDLDSAVKSFG
- a CDS encoding HD domain-containing phosphohydrolase codes for the protein MSEVVLTMPTTEDQGRLPSQPAKWPISRRRFEALAANWRACNVWLSLWNAEGQPLAQNQIGSAFWNGLWAQGKAFRNSLGEFVRAAALRAAQSGPATPSQDGGPWAGNILLIPVPLRHRTRVVGVILGAVVTSSEPTEEFSRLCSQCRLDEAAMLRQMSATEPVDGHAARRLAGLLAHMVELARANEVAEEEISVLTQNLQNTYEEQSLIYRVSSEMGLPQKPTRLLAKVGEDVLKVSRAAAVGFVLTETDPEETTRDQTEPGDRLVQIGRVAPGLGELDRLAESLGLNAVDVPPHLLFNNLARRPELQWARPWLEHMVALPLKQHQKLLGVMLAMNCTDEGDFTSVDVQLLRAVADRVTAFLENQRLYDDLAHLLMALLHALVNSVDAKDPYTYGHSERVAQISRSLAQAAGLSEIECDRVYLSGLLHDVGKIGVPDAILCKPGKLTKEEFDALKKHPEIGVRILSPVKQIRDLLPGVLYHHERMDGSGYPEGLAGGNIPRLGRIICLADCFDAMTSNRTYRSAMSLPLAIAEVQRCSGSQFDPELTELFLRLDLESFLLRDRPLAVGPPSIAHLGSLSRRSEHE
- a CDS encoding response regulator, encoding MTSYRILVCDDEPHIVHVVAAKLRNAGLEVITAGDGEEAFGLAKSQRPDLVITDYQMPILSGLELCAKLRSDPETRNIPAIMLTARGFSLADQELVHTNIRQVLVKPFSPREVLSTVRRILDATPANEPPACAMGGHSLEGAV
- a CDS encoding ATP-binding protein translates to MTTKPSKPWCEIDDDAVIASMAEGTQSAASQTAPATFKKSPIARLLDPRVLSRFKVSPLWAIAPMVVASVWILAVVLAGAAKGLGWYHALGWIMCLGASAAILVTASKARQLALAGLRQAVQSDKQRRPDSLVDSPLGTELGDVWSAVESHSANVERRIEELVDERRGLALQLSLAETRRRQAESIIASLAEPVLVTDAFDQLVLANPAAEELFGFSCESAMRKPISEVLPDQKLVATICHAREADSRVARRRVEQEIGDRLFAIALSPVAGEGSKESDGAVRHGVVAILRDITKDRQASKNKSEFVAHVAHELRTPLASIRAYVELLVDGEAADEKTRTEYYETIQSSAERLGRLIDNMLNISRIEAGTVRINKEPVAIAMIVKEAADMLRPQAEEKGVTLTEELTPVVYRVLADRDLIHEAIVNLLSNAIKYTPSGGRVSLRMTPQEQTRRMRIEVSDTGAGIPAEDIPRMFEKFFRVEANKKLAKGTGLGLSLVKKIVENVHNGEMTLASEVGKGSTFGMVLPLA